The following are from one region of the Mauremys reevesii isolate NIE-2019 linkage group 2, ASM1616193v1, whole genome shotgun sequence genome:
- the NPBWR1 gene encoding neuropeptides B/W receptor type 1, giving the protein MANFSSHPEPNASCAPCAGRGAPWPNASAPQLLPDFYLAVPIIYSLICAVGLTGNTAVIYVILRAPRMKTVTNLFILNLAVADELFTLVLPINIADHLLRQWPFGEFMCKLIISIDQYNTFSSIYFLTVMSIDRYLVVVATLRSRKVSYRTYRAAKLASLAVWALVSIVISPFAVFAKLHREQGRSQCVFVFPSPESFWWKVSRLYTLLLGFAIPVSTICVLYAALLAKLRRVRLRSNAKALDKAKKKVTLMVLVILAVCLLCWTPYHLSTVVALTTDLPQTPLIIGISYFITSLSYANSCLNPFLYAFLDDNFRKSFRKLVECRASP; this is encoded by the coding sequence ATGGCTAACTTCTCCTCGCACCCCGAGCCCAACGCGTCCTGCGCGCCCTGCGCCGGCAGAGGGGCCCCGTGGCCCAACGCCTCCGCCCCGCAGCTGCTCCCCGACTTCTACCTGGCCGTGCCCATCATCTACTCCCTCATCTGCGCCGTGGGGCTGACGGGCAACACCGCCGTCATCTACGTGATCCTGCGGGCCCCCAGGATGAAGACGGTCACCAACCTCTTCATCCTCAACCTGGCCGTGGCCGACGAGCTCTTCACCCTGGTGCTGCCCATCAACATCGCCGACCACCTGCTGCGGCAGTGGCCCTTCGGCGAGTTCATGTGCAAGCTGATCATCTCCATCGACCAGTACAACACCTTCTCCAGCATCTACTTCCTCACCGTCATGAGCATCGACCGCTACCTGGTGGTGGTGGCCACGCTGCGGTCCAGGAAGGTGTCCTACCGCACCTACCGCGCCGCCAAGCTGGCCAGCCTGGCCGTCTGGGCCCTGGTCTCCATCGTCATCTCGCCCTTCGCTGTGTTCGCCAAGCTCCACCGGGAGCAGGGGCGCTCCCAGTGCGTCTTCGTCTTCCCCAGCCCCGAGAGCTTCTGGTGGAAAGTCAGCCGCCTCTACACCCTCCTGCTGGGCTTCGCCATTCCCGTCTCCACCATCTGCGTCCTCTACGCCGCCCTGCTGGCCAAGCTGAGACGCGTGCGCCTCCGCAGCAACGCCAAAGCCCTGGACAAAGCCAAAAAGAAAGTGACGCTGATGGTGCTGGTCATCCTGGCCGTGTGCCTCCTCTGCTGGACCCCCTACCACCTCAGCACGGTGGTGGCCCTCAccacggacctcccgcagacccCCCTGATCATCGGCATCTCCTATTTCATCACCAGCCTCAGCTACGCCAACAGCTGCCTCAACCCGTTCTTGTATGCCTTCTTGGACGATAATTTCCGGAAGAGCTTTCGCAAGCTGGTTGAATGCCGGGCGTCTCCCTAG